Proteins from one Mugil cephalus isolate CIBA_MC_2020 chromosome 15, CIBA_Mcephalus_1.1, whole genome shotgun sequence genomic window:
- the cul5b gene encoding cullin-5 isoform X2, producing MATSNLLKNKGSLQFEDKWDLMRPIVLKLLRQESVTKQQWFDLFSDVHAVCLWDDKGPAKIHQALKEDILDFIKQAQARVLSHQDDTALLKAYIVEWRKFFTQCDILPKPFCQLEITLMGKQGSNKKSNVEDSIVRKLMLDTWNESIFSNIKNRLQDSAMKLVHAERLGEAFDSQLVIGVRESYVNLCSNPDDKLQIYRDNFEKAYMDSTERFYRTQAPAYLQQNGVQNYMKYADSKLREEEKRALRYLETRRDCNSVQALMECCVNALVTSFKETILAECPGMIKRNETESEYGRTAPAKGSASSELHLMFSLMDKVPSGIEPMLKDLEEHIMSAGLADMVASAETITSDSEKYVEQLLTLFNRFSRLVKEAFQDDPRFLTARDKAYKAVVNDATIFKLELPLKQKGVGLKTQPESKCPELLANYCDMLLRKTPLSKKLTSEEIEAKLKEVLLVLKYVQNKDVFMRYHKAHLTRRLILDISADSEIEENMVEWLREVGMPADYVNKLARMFQDIKVSEDLNQSFKEMHKHNKLALPADSVNIKILNAGAWSRSSEKVFVSLPTELEDLIPEVEDFYKKNHSGRKLHWHHLMSNGIITFKNEVGQYDLEVTTFQLAVLFAWNQRPRERISFENLKLATELPDAELRRTLWSLVAFPKLKRQVLSYDPVVSSPKDFAEGTLFYVNQEFSLIKNSKVQKRGKINLIGRLQLTTERMREEENEGIVQLRILRTQEAIIQIMKMRKRINNAQLQTELVEILKNMFLPQKKMIKEQIEWLIDHKYIKRDETDINTFIYMA from the exons ATGGCGACGTCTAATTTGCTGAAG AACAAAGGCTCCCTTCAGTTTGAGGATAAATGGGACCTGATGCGTCCCATCGTACTGAAGCTCCTGCGGCAGGAATCAGTCACCAAACAACAGTGGTTTGACCTGTTCTC agacGTCCACGCTGTTTGCCTGTGGGACGACAAAGGTCCAGCTAAGATCCACCAGGCGCTGAAAGAGGACATCTTAGATTTCATCAAACAAGCACAAGCA CGGGTGCTAAGTCACCAGGATGACACGGCGCTGCTGAAAGCCTACATCGTGGAGTGGAGGAAGTTCTTCACGCAGTGTGACATCTTACCCAAACCGTTCTGCCAGCTAGAGATCACACTGATGGGCAAGCAGGGGAGCAACAAGAAGTCCAACGTGGAGGACAGCATCGTCCGCAAG CTCATGTTGGACACGTGGAACGAGTCCATCTTCtccaacattaaaaacagactACAAGACAGTGCAATGAAGCTGGTCCACGCCGAGAGGCTGGGAGAGGCCTTCGACTCCCAGCTGGTCATCGGAGTGCGAGAGTCCTACG TGAATCTTTGCTCCAACCCGGACGACAAGCTGCAGATCTACAGGGACAACTTTGAGAAGGCCTACATGGATTCTACCGAGAGGTTCTACAGAACACAAGCACCGGCCTACCTCCAGCAGAACGGCGTCCAGAACTACATGAAATAT GCTGATTCGAAGctgagggaagaggagaaacgTGCCCTTCGATACCTGGAGACGAGACGTGACTGTAACTCTGTACAAGCT TTAATGGAGTGCTGCGTGAATGCACTCGTAACGTCCTTCAAGGAGACCATCTTAGCCGAGTGTCCGGGCATGATCAAACGaaatgagacagagagtgaGTACGGCAGGACTGCTCCCGCCAAAGGCTCAGCCAGCTCAG AGCTGCATCTCATGTTCTCCCTCATGGACAAAGTGCCCAGTGGCATCGAGCCCATGCTGAAGGACCTGGAGGAGCACATCATGAGCGCTGGCCTGGCCGACATGGTGGCTTCAGCAGAGACGATAACCTCC GACTCTGAGAAATACGTGGAACAGCTGCTCACCTTGTTCAACCGCTTCAGTCGACTGGTGAAAGAGGCCTTTCAGGACGACCCCCGCTTCCTCACAGCCAGAGACAAA GCGTATAAAGCTGTTGTGAATGACGCCACGATATTTAAATTAGAGCTTCCTTTGAAACAGAAAGG GGTAGGATTGAAAACTCAACCCGAGTCTAAGTGTCCGGAGCTGCTAGCCAACTACTGCGACATGTTGTTGAGGAAGACGCCGCTAAGCAAGAAGCTCACCTCTGAAGAGATCGAGGCCAAGCTCAAGGAAGTG CTTTTAGTGCTGAAGTACGTCCAGAACAAAGACGTCTTCATGCGCTACCACAAAGCCCACCTGACCCGTCGGCTCATCCTGGACATCTCAGCGGACAGCGAGatagaggagaacatggtggagtGGCTCAGG gaagtggggaTGCCAGCTGACTATGTCAACAAGCTGGCCAGGATGTTTCAAGACATCAAGGTGTCCGAGGACCTCAACCAGTCTTTCaaagaaatgcacaaacacaacaagcttgCTTTACCAG CGGACTCCGTCAACATAAAGATCCTAAATGCTGGAGCGTGGTCGAGGAGCAGCGAGAAGGTCTTCGTCTCTCTCCCCACGGAGCTGGAGGACTTGATACCGGAGGTGGAAGACTTCTACAAGAAGAACCACAGCGGCAGGAAGCTTCACTGGCATCACCTCATGTCCAACGGCATC ATCACCTTTAAGAATGAGGTGGGCCAGTACGACCTGGAGGTGACCACCTTCCAGCTGGCCGTGCTGTTCGCCTGGAACCAGAGGCCGAGGGAGCGAATCAGCTTCGAAAACCTCAAATTAGCCACCGAGCTGCCCGACGCAGAGCTGCGACGCACACTCTGG TCTCTGGTGGCGTTTCCCAAACTCAAGCGACAGGTGTTGTCGTACGACCCGGTGGTGTCTTCACCCAAAGACTTTGCAGAAGGAACACTATTCTACGTCAACCAGGAGTTTTCTCTCAT AAAGAACTCCAAGGTTCAGAAAAGGGGGAAGATCAACCTGATCGGTCGGCTGCAGCTCACCACGGAGCgaatgagggaggaggagaacgaggGCATCGTCCAGCTCAGGATACTAAGAACACAG GAGGCCATAATCCAAATAATGAAGATGAGGAAGCGCATCAACAACGCCCAGCTGCAGACGGAGCTGGTGGAGATCCTAAAGAACATGTTTTtaccacagaagaagatgatCAAGGAGCAGATCGAGTGGCTGATAGACCACAAGTACATAAAGCGGGATGAGACGGATATAAACACCTTCATCTACATGGCGTAG
- the cul5b gene encoding cullin-5 isoform X3, with protein MATSNLLKNKGSLQFEDKWDLMRPIVLKLLRQESVTKQQWFDLFSDVHAVCLWDDKGPAKIHQALKEDILDFIKQAQARVLSHQDDTALLKAYIVEWRKFFTQCDILPKPFCQLEITLMGKQGSNKKSNVEDSIVRKLMLDTWNESIFSNIKNRLQDSAMKLVHAERLGEAFDSQLVIGVRESYVNLCSNPDDKLQIYRDNFEKAYMDSTERFYRTQAPAYLQQNGVQNYMKYADSKLREEEKRALRYLETRRDCNSVQALMECCVNALVTSFKETILAECPGMIKRNETEKLHLMFSLMDKVPSGIEPMLKDLEEHIMSAGLADMVASAETITSDSEKYVEQLLTLFNRFSRLVKEAFQDDPRFLTARDKAYKAVVNDATIFKLELPLKQKGVGLKTQPESKCPELLANYCDMLLRKTPLSKKLTSEEIEAKLKEVLLVLKYVQNKDVFMRYHKAHLTRRLILDISADSEIEENMVEWLREVGMPADYVNKLARMFQDIKVSEDLNQSFKEMHKHNKLALPADSVNIKILNAGAWSRSSEKVFVSLPTELEDLIPEVEDFYKKNHSGRKLHWHHLMSNGIITFKNEVGQYDLEVTTFQLAVLFAWNQRPRERISFENLKLATELPDAELRRTLWSLVAFPKLKRQVLSYDPVVSSPKDFAEGTLFYVNQEFSLIKNSKVQKRGKINLIGRLQLTTERMREEENEGIVQLRILRTQEAIIQIMKMRKRINNAQLQTELVEILKNMFLPQKKMIKEQIEWLIDHKYIKRDETDINTFIYMA; from the exons ATGGCGACGTCTAATTTGCTGAAG AACAAAGGCTCCCTTCAGTTTGAGGATAAATGGGACCTGATGCGTCCCATCGTACTGAAGCTCCTGCGGCAGGAATCAGTCACCAAACAACAGTGGTTTGACCTGTTCTC agacGTCCACGCTGTTTGCCTGTGGGACGACAAAGGTCCAGCTAAGATCCACCAGGCGCTGAAAGAGGACATCTTAGATTTCATCAAACAAGCACAAGCA CGGGTGCTAAGTCACCAGGATGACACGGCGCTGCTGAAAGCCTACATCGTGGAGTGGAGGAAGTTCTTCACGCAGTGTGACATCTTACCCAAACCGTTCTGCCAGCTAGAGATCACACTGATGGGCAAGCAGGGGAGCAACAAGAAGTCCAACGTGGAGGACAGCATCGTCCGCAAG CTCATGTTGGACACGTGGAACGAGTCCATCTTCtccaacattaaaaacagactACAAGACAGTGCAATGAAGCTGGTCCACGCCGAGAGGCTGGGAGAGGCCTTCGACTCCCAGCTGGTCATCGGAGTGCGAGAGTCCTACG TGAATCTTTGCTCCAACCCGGACGACAAGCTGCAGATCTACAGGGACAACTTTGAGAAGGCCTACATGGATTCTACCGAGAGGTTCTACAGAACACAAGCACCGGCCTACCTCCAGCAGAACGGCGTCCAGAACTACATGAAATAT GCTGATTCGAAGctgagggaagaggagaaacgTGCCCTTCGATACCTGGAGACGAGACGTGACTGTAACTCTGTACAAGCT TTAATGGAGTGCTGCGTGAATGCACTCGTAACGTCCTTCAAGGAGACCATCTTAGCCGAGTGTCCGGGCATGATCAAACGaaatgagacagaga AGCTGCATCTCATGTTCTCCCTCATGGACAAAGTGCCCAGTGGCATCGAGCCCATGCTGAAGGACCTGGAGGAGCACATCATGAGCGCTGGCCTGGCCGACATGGTGGCTTCAGCAGAGACGATAACCTCC GACTCTGAGAAATACGTGGAACAGCTGCTCACCTTGTTCAACCGCTTCAGTCGACTGGTGAAAGAGGCCTTTCAGGACGACCCCCGCTTCCTCACAGCCAGAGACAAA GCGTATAAAGCTGTTGTGAATGACGCCACGATATTTAAATTAGAGCTTCCTTTGAAACAGAAAGG GGTAGGATTGAAAACTCAACCCGAGTCTAAGTGTCCGGAGCTGCTAGCCAACTACTGCGACATGTTGTTGAGGAAGACGCCGCTAAGCAAGAAGCTCACCTCTGAAGAGATCGAGGCCAAGCTCAAGGAAGTG CTTTTAGTGCTGAAGTACGTCCAGAACAAAGACGTCTTCATGCGCTACCACAAAGCCCACCTGACCCGTCGGCTCATCCTGGACATCTCAGCGGACAGCGAGatagaggagaacatggtggagtGGCTCAGG gaagtggggaTGCCAGCTGACTATGTCAACAAGCTGGCCAGGATGTTTCAAGACATCAAGGTGTCCGAGGACCTCAACCAGTCTTTCaaagaaatgcacaaacacaacaagcttgCTTTACCAG CGGACTCCGTCAACATAAAGATCCTAAATGCTGGAGCGTGGTCGAGGAGCAGCGAGAAGGTCTTCGTCTCTCTCCCCACGGAGCTGGAGGACTTGATACCGGAGGTGGAAGACTTCTACAAGAAGAACCACAGCGGCAGGAAGCTTCACTGGCATCACCTCATGTCCAACGGCATC ATCACCTTTAAGAATGAGGTGGGCCAGTACGACCTGGAGGTGACCACCTTCCAGCTGGCCGTGCTGTTCGCCTGGAACCAGAGGCCGAGGGAGCGAATCAGCTTCGAAAACCTCAAATTAGCCACCGAGCTGCCCGACGCAGAGCTGCGACGCACACTCTGG TCTCTGGTGGCGTTTCCCAAACTCAAGCGACAGGTGTTGTCGTACGACCCGGTGGTGTCTTCACCCAAAGACTTTGCAGAAGGAACACTATTCTACGTCAACCAGGAGTTTTCTCTCAT AAAGAACTCCAAGGTTCAGAAAAGGGGGAAGATCAACCTGATCGGTCGGCTGCAGCTCACCACGGAGCgaatgagggaggaggagaacgaggGCATCGTCCAGCTCAGGATACTAAGAACACAG GAGGCCATAATCCAAATAATGAAGATGAGGAAGCGCATCAACAACGCCCAGCTGCAGACGGAGCTGGTGGAGATCCTAAAGAACATGTTTTtaccacagaagaagatgatCAAGGAGCAGATCGAGTGGCTGATAGACCACAAGTACATAAAGCGGGATGAGACGGATATAAACACCTTCATCTACATGGCGTAG
- the cul5b gene encoding cullin-5 isoform X1, with protein MATSNLLKNKGSLQFEDKWDLMRPIVLKLLRQESVTKQQWFDLFSDVHAVCLWDDKGPAKIHQALKEDILDFIKQAQARVLSHQDDTALLKAYIVEWRKFFTQCDILPKPFCQLEITLMGKQGSNKKSNVEDSIVRKLMLDTWNESIFSNIKNRLQDSAMKLVHAERLGEAFDSQLVIGVRESYVNLCSNPDDKLQIYRDNFEKAYMDSTERFYRTQAPAYLQQNGVQNYMKYADSKLREEEKRALRYLETRRDCNSVQALMECCVNALVTSFKETILAECPGMIKRNETESEYGRTAPAKGSASSELHLMFSLMDKVPSGIEPMLKDLEEHIMSAGLADMVASAETITSDSEKYVEQLLTLFNRFSRLVKEAFQDDPRFLTARDKAYKAVVNDATIFKLELPLKQKGVGLKTQPESKCPELLANYCDMLLRKTPLSKKLTSEEIEAKLKEVLLVLKYVQNKDVFMRYHKAHLTRRLILDISADSEIEENMVEWLREVGMPADYVNKLARMFQDIKVSEDLNQSFKEMHKHNKLALPVCSLAADSVNIKILNAGAWSRSSEKVFVSLPTELEDLIPEVEDFYKKNHSGRKLHWHHLMSNGIITFKNEVGQYDLEVTTFQLAVLFAWNQRPRERISFENLKLATELPDAELRRTLWSLVAFPKLKRQVLSYDPVVSSPKDFAEGTLFYVNQEFSLIKNSKVQKRGKINLIGRLQLTTERMREEENEGIVQLRILRTQEAIIQIMKMRKRINNAQLQTELVEILKNMFLPQKKMIKEQIEWLIDHKYIKRDETDINTFIYMA; from the exons ATGGCGACGTCTAATTTGCTGAAG AACAAAGGCTCCCTTCAGTTTGAGGATAAATGGGACCTGATGCGTCCCATCGTACTGAAGCTCCTGCGGCAGGAATCAGTCACCAAACAACAGTGGTTTGACCTGTTCTC agacGTCCACGCTGTTTGCCTGTGGGACGACAAAGGTCCAGCTAAGATCCACCAGGCGCTGAAAGAGGACATCTTAGATTTCATCAAACAAGCACAAGCA CGGGTGCTAAGTCACCAGGATGACACGGCGCTGCTGAAAGCCTACATCGTGGAGTGGAGGAAGTTCTTCACGCAGTGTGACATCTTACCCAAACCGTTCTGCCAGCTAGAGATCACACTGATGGGCAAGCAGGGGAGCAACAAGAAGTCCAACGTGGAGGACAGCATCGTCCGCAAG CTCATGTTGGACACGTGGAACGAGTCCATCTTCtccaacattaaaaacagactACAAGACAGTGCAATGAAGCTGGTCCACGCCGAGAGGCTGGGAGAGGCCTTCGACTCCCAGCTGGTCATCGGAGTGCGAGAGTCCTACG TGAATCTTTGCTCCAACCCGGACGACAAGCTGCAGATCTACAGGGACAACTTTGAGAAGGCCTACATGGATTCTACCGAGAGGTTCTACAGAACACAAGCACCGGCCTACCTCCAGCAGAACGGCGTCCAGAACTACATGAAATAT GCTGATTCGAAGctgagggaagaggagaaacgTGCCCTTCGATACCTGGAGACGAGACGTGACTGTAACTCTGTACAAGCT TTAATGGAGTGCTGCGTGAATGCACTCGTAACGTCCTTCAAGGAGACCATCTTAGCCGAGTGTCCGGGCATGATCAAACGaaatgagacagagagtgaGTACGGCAGGACTGCTCCCGCCAAAGGCTCAGCCAGCTCAG AGCTGCATCTCATGTTCTCCCTCATGGACAAAGTGCCCAGTGGCATCGAGCCCATGCTGAAGGACCTGGAGGAGCACATCATGAGCGCTGGCCTGGCCGACATGGTGGCTTCAGCAGAGACGATAACCTCC GACTCTGAGAAATACGTGGAACAGCTGCTCACCTTGTTCAACCGCTTCAGTCGACTGGTGAAAGAGGCCTTTCAGGACGACCCCCGCTTCCTCACAGCCAGAGACAAA GCGTATAAAGCTGTTGTGAATGACGCCACGATATTTAAATTAGAGCTTCCTTTGAAACAGAAAGG GGTAGGATTGAAAACTCAACCCGAGTCTAAGTGTCCGGAGCTGCTAGCCAACTACTGCGACATGTTGTTGAGGAAGACGCCGCTAAGCAAGAAGCTCACCTCTGAAGAGATCGAGGCCAAGCTCAAGGAAGTG CTTTTAGTGCTGAAGTACGTCCAGAACAAAGACGTCTTCATGCGCTACCACAAAGCCCACCTGACCCGTCGGCTCATCCTGGACATCTCAGCGGACAGCGAGatagaggagaacatggtggagtGGCTCAGG gaagtggggaTGCCAGCTGACTATGTCAACAAGCTGGCCAGGATGTTTCAAGACATCAAGGTGTCCGAGGACCTCAACCAGTCTTTCaaagaaatgcacaaacacaacaagcttgCTTTACCAG TGTGCTCCCTTGCAGCGGACTCCGTCAACATAAAGATCCTAAATGCTGGAGCGTGGTCGAGGAGCAGCGAGAAGGTCTTCGTCTCTCTCCCCACGGAGCTGGAGGACTTGATACCGGAGGTGGAAGACTTCTACAAGAAGAACCACAGCGGCAGGAAGCTTCACTGGCATCACCTCATGTCCAACGGCATC ATCACCTTTAAGAATGAGGTGGGCCAGTACGACCTGGAGGTGACCACCTTCCAGCTGGCCGTGCTGTTCGCCTGGAACCAGAGGCCGAGGGAGCGAATCAGCTTCGAAAACCTCAAATTAGCCACCGAGCTGCCCGACGCAGAGCTGCGACGCACACTCTGG TCTCTGGTGGCGTTTCCCAAACTCAAGCGACAGGTGTTGTCGTACGACCCGGTGGTGTCTTCACCCAAAGACTTTGCAGAAGGAACACTATTCTACGTCAACCAGGAGTTTTCTCTCAT AAAGAACTCCAAGGTTCAGAAAAGGGGGAAGATCAACCTGATCGGTCGGCTGCAGCTCACCACGGAGCgaatgagggaggaggagaacgaggGCATCGTCCAGCTCAGGATACTAAGAACACAG GAGGCCATAATCCAAATAATGAAGATGAGGAAGCGCATCAACAACGCCCAGCTGCAGACGGAGCTGGTGGAGATCCTAAAGAACATGTTTTtaccacagaagaagatgatCAAGGAGCAGATCGAGTGGCTGATAGACCACAAGTACATAAAGCGGGATGAGACGGATATAAACACCTTCATCTACATGGCGTAG
- the LOC125021159 gene encoding solute carrier family 35 member F2-like, whose translation MEEPVEDRLCGKVRIACGFYSYNLRDVFTWRLLKTIVMGQVLSLLICGTAVSCQYLADAHVETPMLQSFLNYALLLLTYTTVLVTRKGDRNIVQILKSRWWKYLVMGLADVEANYAVVKAYQFTTLTSIQLLDCFVIPVLMLLSWFFLKTRYKLVHFVAVGVCLLGVGAMVGADILAGRDQGSASDVMLGDGLVLLSAVLYAVSNVCQEHTVKNLSRVEFLGTMGLFGTLISGIQLAVLETRAVAEIKWDFRISMLFAVYALCMYALYSFMPVVVQMTSATAVNLSLLTADLFSLFCGLFLFRYKFSALYIVSFVVITAGFILFNAVPTYQALPEDPVEESADRAAEGPSDYLLAADRDPQRTEMLTAVAAL comes from the exons atggaggagccGGTGGAGGACCGACTGTGTGGGAAAGTGAGGATTGCATGTGGTTTCTACAGTTACAACCTAAGGGACGTCTTCACATG GCGTCTCTTGAAGACCATAGTCATGGGCCAGGTCCTGTCCCTGCTGATCTGCGGGACGGCGGTCAGCTGTCAGTACCTGGCCGATGCCCACGTGGAGACGCCCATGCTGCAGAGCTTCCTCAACTACGCCTTGCTGCTGCTAACGTACACCACAGTCCTCGTCACCCGCAAAG GTGACAGGAACATtgtgcagattttaaaaagCAGGTGGTGGAAGTACTTGGTGATGGGTCTGGCAGATGTGGAGGCGAACTACGCCGTAGTGAAGGCCTACCAGTTCACCACGCTGACGAGTATACAG CTGCTGGACTGCTTTGTGATCCCGGTGCTGATGCTGCTGTCCTGGTTCTTCCTGAAGACCCGCTACAAGCTGGTCCACTTCGTAGCCGTGGGGGTTTGCTTGCTGGGTGTAGGGGCCATGGTAGGAGCCGACATTCTGGCTGGAAGAGACCAGGGATCAG CCAGTGATGTGATGCTGGGCGACGGCCTGGTCCTGCTCAGCGCCGTCCTCTACGCCGTGTCCAATGTGTGTCAGGAGCACACGGTGAAGAACTTGAGCCGGGTTGAATTCCTGGGCACGATGGGCCTCTTTGGGACTCTCATCAGCGGCATACAGCT TGCTGTCCTGGAAACTCGTGCAGTAGCAGAGATAAAGTGGGATTTTCGAATTT CCATGCTGTTTGCGGTCTACGCCCTGTGCATGTACGCTCTGTACAGCTTCATGCCTGTGGTGGTGCAGATGACCAGCGCTACTGCAGTCAACCTCTCCCTGCTCACCGCTGACCTCTTCAGCCTCTTCTGCGGCCTCTTCCTCTTCCGCTACAAG TTCTCAGCCCTGTACATCGTCTCGTTTGTCGTCATCACCGCGGGCTTCATCCTGTTCAACGCCGTCCCGACGTACCAGGCTTTACCCGAAGACCCCGTCGAAGAGTCAGCTGATCGCGCGGCCGAGGGCCCCTCAGACTACCTACTGGCCGCAGACAGAGACCCTCAGAGGACGGAGATGCTCACGGCCGTCGCCGCGCTATGA